One window of the Pseudomonas sp. S04 genome contains the following:
- a CDS encoding sarcosine oxidase subunit alpha, translating to MSQINRLSNGGRIDRNKVLSFTFNGQVYKGFEGDSLAAALLANGVDIIGRSFKYSRPRGIFAAGAEEPNAVLQIGATEATQIPNVRATQQALYQGLVATSTNGWPSVNNDMMGILGKVGGKLMPPGFYYKTFMYPQSFWMTYEKYIRKAAGLGRSPTENDPDTYDYMNQHCDVLIVGAGPAGLAAALAAARSGARVILADEQEEFGGSLLDSRESLDGKPAAEWVASVIAELKDTPDVLLLPRATVNGYHDHNFLTIHERLTDHLGDRAPIGQVRQRIHRVRAKRVVLATGACERPLVYGNNDVPGNMLAGAVSTYVRRYGVAPGKKLVLSTNNDHAYRVALDWLDASLQVVAIADARSNPRGALVEEARAKGIRILTGSAVIEARGSKHVTAARVAAIDVKAHTVTSPGEWLECDLVASSGGYSPVVHLASHLGGKPTWREDILGFVPGEAPQKRVCVGGINGVYGLGDSLADGFEGGARAAAEAGFQTVEGVLPKALSRHEEATLALFQVPHEKNTARAPKQFVDLQNDVTAAAIELATREGFESVEHVKRYTALGFGTDQGKLGNVNGLAIAARSLNVTIPQMGTTMFRPNYTPVTFGAVAGRHCGHIFEPVRYTALHQWHLKNGAEFEDVGQWKRPWYFPKNAEDLHAAVKRECLAVRESVGLLDASTLGKIDIQGPDAREFLNRVYTNAWTKLDVGKARYGLMCKEDGMVFDDGVTACLADNHFVMTTTTGGAARVLQWLEIYHQTEWPDLKVYFTSVTDHWATMTLSGPNSRKLLSEVTDIDLDKDGFPFMTWKEGLVGGVPARVFRISFTGELSYEVNVQADYAMGVLEKIVEAGKKYNLTPYGTETMHVLRAEKGFIIVGQDTDSSMTPDDLNMGWCVGRTKPFSWIGWRGMNREDCVREQRKQLVGLKPIDPTKWLPEGAQLVFNTKQAIPMSMVGHVTSSYLHNSLGYSFAMGVVKGGLKRIGERVFAPLADGSVIEAEIVSSVFFDPKGDRQNI from the coding sequence ATGAGCCAGATCAATCGCCTGTCCAACGGTGGACGGATCGACCGCAACAAAGTCTTGAGCTTCACGTTCAACGGCCAGGTGTACAAGGGCTTTGAAGGTGACTCCCTGGCGGCGGCCCTGCTGGCCAACGGCGTCGACATCATCGGTCGCAGCTTCAAGTATTCGCGGCCACGCGGGATCTTTGCCGCCGGTGCCGAAGAACCGAACGCGGTGCTGCAGATCGGCGCCACCGAAGCCACCCAGATCCCCAACGTGCGTGCCACGCAACAAGCGCTGTATCAAGGTTTGGTTGCCACCAGCACCAACGGCTGGCCGAGCGTCAACAACGACATGATGGGGATTCTCGGCAAGGTCGGCGGCAAGCTGATGCCGCCGGGTTTCTACTACAAAACCTTCATGTACCCGCAATCGTTCTGGATGACGTACGAGAAGTACATCCGCAAGGCCGCTGGCCTGGGTCGCTCGCCGACCGAAAACGATCCGGACACCTACGACTACATGAACCAGCACTGCGACGTGCTGATCGTCGGCGCCGGCCCTGCTGGCCTGGCCGCGGCACTGGCGGCTGCGCGCAGCGGGGCGCGGGTGATCCTCGCCGATGAACAGGAAGAGTTCGGCGGCAGCCTGCTCGATTCCCGTGAGAGCCTCGATGGCAAGCCGGCCGCCGAATGGGTCGCCAGCGTCATCGCTGAACTGAAAGATACCCCGGACGTGCTGCTGTTGCCGCGCGCCACGGTCAACGGTTACCACGACCATAACTTCCTGACCATTCACGAGCGCCTTACCGATCACCTCGGCGACCGCGCCCCGATCGGCCAGGTGCGCCAGCGCATCCACCGGGTTCGCGCCAAGCGCGTGGTGCTGGCTACCGGCGCGTGCGAGCGGCCGCTGGTCTACGGCAACAACGACGTGCCGGGCAACATGCTGGCTGGCGCGGTCTCCACCTACGTGCGGCGCTATGGCGTTGCACCGGGCAAGAAGCTGGTCCTGAGCACCAACAACGATCACGCCTACCGCGTGGCCCTGGACTGGCTCGACGCCAGCCTGCAAGTGGTGGCCATCGCCGATGCCCGCAGCAACCCGCGCGGTGCCCTGGTGGAAGAAGCCCGGGCCAAGGGCATCCGCATCCTGACCGGCAGCGCAGTGATCGAAGCCCGTGGCAGCAAGCACGTGACCGCTGCCCGTGTGGCCGCGATCGACGTCAAGGCGCACACCGTGACCAGCCCGGGCGAATGGCTGGAGTGCGACCTGGTGGCCAGCTCCGGCGGCTACAGCCCGGTGGTTCACCTGGCGTCGCACCTGGGCGGCAAGCCGACCTGGCGTGAAGACATCCTCGGTTTTGTCCCGGGTGAAGCGCCGCAGAAGCGCGTGTGCGTGGGTGGGATCAACGGCGTCTATGGCCTTGGCGATTCCCTGGCCGATGGTTTTGAAGGGGGCGCCCGCGCCGCTGCCGAAGCTGGCTTCCAGACGGTCGAGGGTGTGTTGCCCAAAGCCCTGAGCCGCCATGAAGAGGCGACCCTGGCACTGTTCCAGGTGCCGCACGAAAAGAACACCGCACGGGCGCCGAAGCAATTCGTCGACCTGCAGAACGATGTCACCGCGGCCGCCATCGAACTGGCCACCCGCGAGGGCTTCGAGTCGGTCGAGCACGTCAAGCGCTACACCGCGCTGGGCTTCGGCACCGACCAGGGCAAGCTGGGTAACGTCAACGGCCTGGCCATCGCGGCCCGTTCGCTGAACGTGACGATCCCGCAGATGGGCACCACCATGTTCCGCCCCAACTACACGCCGGTAACATTCGGCGCAGTAGCCGGTCGTCACTGTGGGCACATCTTCGAGCCGGTGCGGTATACCGCGCTGCATCAATGGCACCTGAAAAACGGCGCCGAGTTCGAAGACGTCGGGCAGTGGAAACGTCCCTGGTACTTCCCGAAAAACGCTGAAGACCTGCATGCCGCGGTCAAGCGCGAATGCCTGGCAGTGCGCGAAAGCGTCGGCCTGCTGGATGCCTCGACCCTGGGCAAGATCGATATTCAAGGGCCGGATGCACGGGAGTTTCTCAACCGGGTCTACACCAACGCCTGGACCAAGCTGGACGTGGGCAAGGCGCGCTACGGCCTGATGTGCAAGGAAGACGGGATGGTCTTCGACGATGGTGTGACGGCGTGCCTGGCCGACAACCACTTTGTCATGACCACCACCACCGGTGGCGCGGCCCGCGTGCTGCAGTGGCTGGAGATCTACCACCAGACCGAATGGCCGGACCTGAAGGTGTACTTCACTTCCGTGACGGACCACTGGGCCACCATGACCCTGTCCGGGCCGAACAGCCGCAAGCTGCTCAGCGAAGTCACCGACATCGACCTGGACAAGGACGGCTTCCCGTTCATGACCTGGAAAGAAGGCCTGGTGGGCGGCGTGCCGGCGCGGGTGTTCCGGATTTCCTTTACCGGTGAGCTGTCGTACGAAGTCAACGTGCAGGCCGACTACGCCATGGGTGTTTTGGAGAAGATTGTTGAGGCGGGGAAGAAGTACAACCTGACGCCATATGGCACCGAGACCATGCACGTGCTGCGCGCCGAGAAGGGTTTCATCATCGTTGGCCAGGATACCGACAGCTCGATGACCCCGGACGACCTGAACATGGGCTGGTGTGTGGGCCGCACCAAACCGTTCTCGTGGATCGGCTGGCGGGGCATGAACCGCGAAGACTGCGTGCGTGAGCAACGCAAGCAACTGGTCGGTCTCAAGCCGATCGACCCGACCAAGTGGCTGCCGGAAGGTGCGCAGTTGGTGTTCAACACCAAACAGGCGATCCCGATGAGCATGGTCGGTCACGTGACTTCCAGCTACTTGCACAACTCCCTGGGCTACTCGTTTGCCATGGGCGTGGTCAAAGGCGGCCTGAAGCGCATCGGTGAGCGGGTGTTCGCACCGCTGGCCGACGGCAGTGTGATCGAGGCGGAAATCGTTTCTTCGGTGTTCTTCGATCCGAAGGGTGATCGCCAGAACATCTAA
- a CDS encoding sarcosine oxidase subunit delta yields MLHIFCPHCGELRSEEEFHASGQAHIPRPLDPNTCTDEEWGDYLFFRDNPRGLHHELWDHVAGCRQYFNVTRDTVTYEILETYKIGSKPQFTDKTESPKAAAQALGAKV; encoded by the coding sequence ATGTTGCATATCTTCTGTCCTCACTGTGGCGAACTGCGCTCCGAAGAGGAATTCCACGCATCCGGCCAGGCGCACATCCCACGTCCGCTGGATCCGAACACCTGCACCGACGAGGAGTGGGGCGACTACCTGTTCTTCCGTGACAACCCCCGTGGCCTGCACCACGAACTGTGGGACCACGTCGCCGGTTGCCGTCAGTATTTCAACGTCACCCGCGACACCGTGACCTACGAGATTCTCGAAACCTACAAGATCGGCAGCAAGCCGCAGTTCACCGACAAGACTGAAAGTCCGAAAGCGGCCGCGCAGGCTCTGGGAGCGAAGGTATGA
- a CDS encoding sarcosine oxidase subunit beta translates to MQRYSGFGLFKHSLSHHENWQRMWRTPTPKKVYDVVIVGGGGHGLATAYYLAKEHGITNVAVVEKGWLGGGNTARNTTIVRSNYLWDESAHLYEHAMKLWEGLSQDLNYNVMFSQRGVYNLCHTLQDIRDSERRVSANRLNGVDGELLNAQQVADEIPYLDCSKNTRYPVMGATVQRRGGVARHDAVAWGFARAADALGVDLIQQTEVIGFRKENGVCIGVETNKGFIGAKRVGVVTAGNSGHMAKLAGFRLPIESHPLQALVSEPIKPIIDSVIMSNAVHGYISQSDKGDLVIGAGIDGYNGYGQRGSYPVIEHTIQAIVEMFPVLSRVRMNRQWGGIVDTTPDACPIISKTPVPNMFFNCGWGTGGFKATPGSGNVFAASLAKGEMHPLAAPFSIDRFHNGALIDEHGAAAVAH, encoded by the coding sequence ATGCAACGCTACTCAGGCTTCGGCCTCTTCAAACACTCCCTCAGCCACCACGAAAACTGGCAGCGCATGTGGCGCACGCCAACCCCGAAAAAGGTCTACGACGTGGTCATCGTCGGCGGCGGCGGGCATGGTCTGGCAACCGCCTACTACCTGGCCAAGGAGCACGGCATCACCAACGTGGCCGTGGTCGAGAAGGGCTGGCTGGGCGGTGGTAACACCGCGCGCAACACCACCATCGTGCGTTCCAACTATCTCTGGGACGAGTCAGCGCACCTCTACGAGCACGCGATGAAACTCTGGGAAGGCCTGTCCCAGGACCTCAACTACAACGTGATGTTCTCCCAGCGTGGCGTCTACAACCTGTGCCACACCCTGCAGGACATCCGTGACTCCGAGCGTCGGGTCAGCGCCAACCGCCTCAATGGCGTTGACGGCGAGTTGCTCAACGCCCAGCAGGTCGCCGACGAGATTCCGTACCTGGACTGCTCGAAGAACACCCGCTACCCGGTGATGGGCGCTACCGTCCAGCGTCGCGGCGGTGTGGCCCGTCACGATGCCGTGGCCTGGGGTTTTGCCCGGGCCGCCGACGCCCTCGGCGTGGACCTGATCCAGCAGACCGAAGTGATCGGTTTTCGCAAGGAAAACGGCGTGTGCATCGGCGTCGAAACCAACAAGGGTTTCATCGGTGCCAAGCGCGTCGGTGTGGTGACCGCCGGTAACTCCGGGCACATGGCCAAGCTCGCCGGCTTCCGCCTGCCGATCGAATCACACCCGCTGCAAGCGCTGGTGTCCGAGCCGATCAAGCCGATTATCGACAGCGTGATCATGTCCAACGCGGTACACGGTTACATCAGCCAGTCCGACAAGGGCGACCTGGTGATCGGTGCCGGTATCGACGGCTACAACGGCTACGGCCAGCGCGGTTCGTACCCGGTGATCGAGCACACCATCCAGGCCATCGTCGAGATGTTCCCGGTGCTGTCGCGGGTGCGCATGAACCGCCAGTGGGGCGGCATCGTCGACACCACGCCGGATGCCTGCCCGATCATTTCCAAGACCCCGGTGCCGAACATGTTCTTCAACTGCGGTTGGGGCACCGGTGGCTTCAAGGCCACGCCGGGTTCGGGCAACGTATTTGCGGCGAGCCTGGCCAAGGGTGAAATGCATCCGCTGGCGGCGCCTTTCTCCATCGACCGGTTCCATAACGGCGCGCTGATCGACGAACACGGCGCTGCTGCCGTCGCCCACTAA
- the glyA gene encoding serine hydroxymethyltransferase: protein MFSKQDQIQGYDDALLAAMNAEEQRQEDHIELIASENYTSKRVMQAQGSGLTNKYAEGYPGKRYYGGCEHVDKVEALAIERAKQLFGADYANVQPHSGSSANSAVYLALIQAGDTILGMSLAHGGHLTHGAKVSSSGKLYNAVQYGIDTKTGLIDYDEVERLAVECQPKMIVAGFSAYSKTLDFPRFRQIADKVGALLFVDMAHVAGLVAAGLYPNPLPYADVVTTTTHKTLRGPRGGLILAKANEEIEKKLNSAVFPGAQGGPLMHVIAGKAVCFKEALEPGFKVYQQQVIDNAQAMASVFIKRGYDVVSGGTDNHLFLVSLIRQGLTGKDADAALGRAHITVNKNAVPNDPQSPFVTSGLRIGTPAVTTRGFKVSQCVTLAGWICDILDNLGDADVEANVAQQVSALCADFPVYR, encoded by the coding sequence ATGTTCAGCAAGCAAGACCAGATCCAGGGTTATGACGATGCACTGCTGGCGGCGATGAATGCCGAGGAGCAACGCCAGGAAGATCACATCGAGCTGATCGCGTCAGAGAACTACACCAGCAAGCGTGTCATGCAAGCACAAGGCAGTGGCCTGACCAACAAATATGCCGAGGGTTATCCGGGCAAGCGTTACTACGGTGGCTGCGAGCATGTGGATAAAGTCGAAGCGCTGGCCATCGAACGCGCCAAGCAACTGTTCGGTGCCGACTACGCCAACGTCCAGCCGCACTCCGGCTCCTCGGCCAACAGCGCGGTGTACCTGGCCCTGATCCAGGCGGGCGACACCATCCTGGGCATGAGCCTGGCTCACGGCGGTCACCTGACCCACGGCGCCAAGGTGTCGTCCTCGGGCAAACTCTACAACGCGGTGCAGTACGGCATCGATACCAAGACCGGACTGATCGACTACGACGAAGTCGAGCGCCTGGCCGTCGAGTGCCAGCCGAAGATGATCGTCGCCGGCTTCTCGGCCTACTCCAAGACCCTCGACTTCCCACGCTTTCGGCAGATCGCCGACAAGGTCGGTGCACTGCTGTTCGTCGACATGGCCCACGTTGCCGGCCTGGTCGCTGCCGGTCTGTATCCCAACCCGCTGCCGTACGCCGACGTGGTCACCACCACCACCCACAAGACCCTGCGCGGTCCGCGTGGCGGCCTGATCCTGGCCAAGGCCAACGAAGAAATCGAGAAGAAGCTCAACTCCGCGGTGTTCCCCGGTGCCCAGGGCGGCCCGCTGATGCATGTGATTGCCGGCAAGGCAGTGTGTTTCAAGGAAGCGCTGGAGCCAGGCTTCAAGGTTTATCAGCAACAAGTGATCGACAACGCCCAGGCCATGGCCAGCGTGTTTATCAAACGTGGCTACGATGTAGTGTCCGGCGGCACCGACAATCACCTGTTCCTGGTCAGCCTGATCCGCCAGGGCCTGACCGGCAAAGACGCGGATGCCGCCCTTGGTCGTGCACACATCACCGTGAACAAGAACGCCGTGCCGAATGACCCACAGTCGCCGTTCGTCACTTCCGGCCTGCGCATCGGCACCCCGGCAGTCACCACTCGCGGCTTCAAAGTGAGCCAGTGCGTGACGCTGGCCGGCTGGATCTGCGACATCCTCGACAACCTCGGCGATGCCGATGTCGAGGCCAATGTCGCCCAGCAGGTTTCGGCCCTGTGCGCTGACTTCCCGGTTTATCGCTGA